The window CACTGGGCTACTCATACGTGACCACGGTGCCACGTGGAGCCTGCAGACTAAACGTCTCCGAGATCGTGCCCAGCGaaaattatataggtaaatCAAAGTTACTTTATTTTGCAGCAACATAGTACTCCGCTGAATAGATGATAGCTTCAAATACTCAAACGGATTGTAGACAGTGTAAATATCAATGAACAGGTTGCATTTgaatacttttatttgcagTGGTCAAAACAGTAGTAGATGTAGGTAACAATATAGAAGCTATTATCTGTAATGTGCAATTCATTACTTTAATTTGCACTGGAATATCTTCATCACTCTCTTCAATCAAAGCGCCTACGCATCGAATTGCAAGATAAATGGAATAAGTCGTTTGCAATTGCCAGTTAATTATTTGCATGACGTAGACCGCAGTCTACCAATTTGGTCTGTGTCCTGTAAAGATAAGAATTTTATTGGTTTCAGCGTTAAAAGTAACAAATGGCTCTTCTTACATCATGAATGGGGAATTTGCTGTGAGTGCGCCAGGTACCTATGAAGCCGCTGGCGCACGATTCGTGTATACACGTATGGCTGGATTAGATAATGTCTTCGCTCTTGGACCCATACATAACTCCATCGATATAAtggtatgtattaatttctaatttacACGAATTAAATCTTGCATTTGCTAGGAGTATAAACAAACCAATTTTTAAGAGGTACATTAGAATTAAagactgtttttattttagattctGTACACTCAACCAAATCCATCAATAAAATACGAGTTTCTTACTGATGGATCTGACGAAAGTAACGACATACCTATATCGAACAATGAGCCACCACGTCACTCAATTCAACGACACCATCGACACCACGTCGCCGAGTCTCGTAACGAAATTTCGAAATCTGAAACTACCCTGGCGAAGCGACctgattttaaagatttagaGTCAAAATCGCaaattgaaaacaatattataggtGACAGAAAATTCATGTGGAAGATATTGTCATTTTCGCCTTGCTCGCGAAGTTGTGGTGGAGGTCTTCAGGTTGGGAAATTTAGATGTGTTGAAATGACGGAAGTGGGTGATAAAGAAGTATCTTCAGCACATTGCTCAGGGCCACCACCGTCGTCTAGAAGACGTCGATGTGGAGGCGCGCCTTGTCCTCCAAGATGGAGAGCGGCTGCATGGGGCGCTTGTCCTTTATGCGGTCCAGCCCAACGAACCCGAATTGTTGGATGTGTTCAAGATCACGCTCGAGGTATTATTAAGGTATGACTGTTCCATTTCAACatctttaattttcatataacGTTTTATGATAAGTGGAGATAAtagtagttatttaatttcagataAGTAATCAAAAATGTCCACTACCAATGCCTCCAAATAGTGAGCCATGCGATATTCCTAACTGCGATGGAACCGCTGCCAAAACAGTGACTGCTAGTCCAAGACTTGACACTCGTAGACAAGTGCATCCCAAAGAACGCACTGACACCTTCCGAGATGGACCAGTTATATCTCTTGCTGGAGGATCATCTGCAAAAGAAGTCACTCCAGTGATGTCCACAAATTATAGTCACAGTGCTCCCGGTGGATGGTTATACACGGAGTGGTCAGACGTAAGTCTTACCTTCAATACAAAATCTACttatatagtttttatctattaataaaatatgtgaatatttagtttaaaagtgtgccgtgtggttcccagcaccagcacaaaaaagaataggaccactccatctctttcctatggatgtcgtaaaaggcgactaagggataggtttacaaacttgggattctttttttaagggatgggctagcaacctgtcactatttgaatctcaattctatcattaaaccaaatagctgagcgtggcctatcagtcttttcaagactgttggctctgtctacctcacaagggatatagacgtgaccatatgcataTGAAAATTTAGTtgagaatttatattttaccgaTGAAGATATCTTCTGAAATGATTTTACCGTTTATTTATCTTCTTGAATGTTTGagttagaaaacaaaaaaaaaattacatacatacatacatatggtcacgtctatattccttgcggggtagacaaagccaacagtcttgaaaagactgaatggccacgttcagctatttggcttaatgatagaattgagattcaagtagcgacaggttgctagcccatctcctaaaaaagaatcccaagtttgtaagcatatcccttagtcgccttttacaacatccataggaaagaggaaaacatttatttaatttgcagCATACTTTTtagtttctaaaaaaatacttatctttTACAGTTAGATAAAACAATCtacacattaaaatatatgtataaaaacatacGTTATATATATCGGTGTATATTAAATAGAATTTCACCTTTTCCTAAGATaagtttaaactttttaacatATTCCAGTGCGTCGGCTGGTGTCTCGGAGGCGGTGTGAAATCCCGGGGTGTCCGGTGTATGGAGCCCTCAGGCTGTGCTGCACATATCGCGCCCCCTTCAACGCAAAGCTGTTCCCCGAGGAAACGTTGTGATGCTCACTGGTTTACCGGTATGTTAAATTTTGTAGATTATACCACGAGCTAcagctaaataaaaaaagttaaatttctttttatttattggtcttCATTGGACAACGAAGAATGTAAGTTTCTTTGAAGATGTTACACTGTACTCTAAAAATCTAagttgtatttaattattttttttaaagtaactcACAATGTTACCCACTTCACGACAACAGTCATACTTATAGATATGCAAACATCAATATCagtattatttctattaaacCAAATGTCAATAGCCCTCCTTTTAGTAACCCTTGGATGtccatttacaatttaaatcactTTTCTTTTCATCAGTTTAATTGAAGCAAACGATGCCAAAACTACGCACACTCATTGccaattctatctttatttGTCTATGTCATCGAAGCCCAAACAATGTCAATGTCTTCAACGAAATAATGATCAACCATTTTATTTGGATCTAGTGTTGGCATAATATCGATATCATTAACATAATTAGTTAAATTAGTCCTTACatctcatttatataaataagcgccaaatgaaaaatgttttgatattACGCCAAATTTTAGACGTTTAATTAGTGATTCATCAGCTGTAACGACTATAGAAAAATTGAGAATCACATTTGACCGTTATTTTTCTACTACACTTTGTTTTCCGCATACAGTTCTCGTCACACACACAGAGTTCACTCAATACCTCACACAGTTTTCTCCATAATGTGCACTATAAGACGAAGATCTATTCACATCTAAATTAAATCTCTatcagtaaaataataaatatagaaagataggtatctattataataaaaaaacgtatGTTTACTTCAAGGTGAATGGTCAGCATGTTCAGCGGAGTGCGACGGCCGCCAGGTCCGGGGGGTGATCTGCATCGGAGGGAACGGCAGAAGGATGCGAGACATCGCGTGCAAGACGAATAAACCCGAGACTGAGAGGAGCTGCGGGGGCGCCTGCGCACCCTCGTGGTATCTGAGCGATTGGACAGAGGTGGGAATGCCCTTTCTTCTTTAAAGATGTAACCTGAATTGGCGAGGTTTGAAGACCTAAATATGTatctactttaaaaattagCATACTGTAAAATCTTCGAACTCCTGCCATTCAGTGGTTTTTGTTATCAAATCAGGGAAGGTCGGACAAagtgtcaggtcaagagtaaaCTGTTGAATTTGCATGATGATAGtgataaatatagataaagagaaaaatttaGGTAAGTATTGACGTGGCAAGTTGAAAGATAACTGGTACTCTGAGAAAGaggtataattttatgaatttattccTTTTACAGTGCCAAGGCCCATGCGAAGCAGGTGTCCAATCACGTACCGTATGGTGTGCGAAAGGTGGGGTGGAGGGCGCTTCGGGGGCCGCCCGAGACTCCGAGTGCGCTGGAGTGCGGCCCCCGGCCAAGCGCTCGTGCGTCCCAGAACGCTGCTCTACCAAGCCCAGCGTGCCGATAGATCTTAAACCAGTTCCTAGTGGTAAGAGATACACCTACTTTACAACCTAAGTACTACAAACTTGTATGCCAAAAAAGATTTGGCAATGTTTTATGGTCGCTGCCCACTTCAGACCAACCTGTCTTGAAATGCTAAATGCTGTACAACACCCACGAGAATGGATAGATTAAAATCCAAAGTTCTTCAAAGAAAACCCAAAATAAGGCTTATGTTgtgatgaataaaagttttaaatattaaaagtcgTGCATGAAAACCtgtaattttttgtctttgttaagttctttaatattttaaaactgttttgttttagttGTAGATACACAAAGAGTCACGAGACACCAAAGCCATAACACACAGAACTTCAAAGATAGATCACCATCGGGTAAGCcattgaattatttatctgctattttatttaccaaacATAAACGTTCTGTTCATTACTTTTCCTTTAATTTGAGATTGAATAATAACGATAAGCTCTCCTTTGTActgtttatatatgtttatgtatatttctaaTTTGGTATTTTCTCTcaacaataaagtattaacttacttagatatattataaattataattatttatatttctattggtcttacttttttttctttgacagGTGAATGCATAGATAAGTTGAGCAACTGCGCCCTCGCAGTGCAGGCGCGCCTGTGCCACTATCCCTATTACGCCGACTACTGCTGTCGATCGTGTCACGGAAGAACTTAAAAATAGCAATGGTAAAACTTAAAAAGAGTAAtagttacttaataaaaaatacagtgaTACTTTAAACTCCTCTACTTTAAAACTTGCACTCAGCGGAACCATCCATTTTGTGGCTGACATCCTCAACAAATGCACCACTAGATTCGacaaatctttattatataaacagTTGAATAGTTTCTGTCTAGTTTCTGTTACCGGATACCTTCAACTATGAGAATTTCAAAGCAAAAGACATTTCTCATCTTAGGCCTCATTTCGCGCTTACCATCTGGCAGACTGAAGTCAAACTAACTTTTAAGAGTAATGCTCCATACCTTAGCTGTTACAGTTCCATTCAAATCACAATTTTCCAGAAATGTCTTTCTACCTACCCTGTCATAGAaagctaataataataagcttAGCAATAATCCTTTTGTACAAAaccttatttgtatttttaagttcagttacattttcttttacagGTATCTAAACAAACGGACTACTGATGGATGCTATGTtacgtattaaaataaaatttaaactgtaGTGAGAAACCAGCACCActcctaaaaataaatgaaaatacttatgtattaTGCCATCatagtcaaaatttaaaaatgataacaATGTTTCAAAGAAAATCTCGAATTGTTTATAAATCTCAAGTCTAAAATTCGAATACGTGCGGATCTGAATACcagtaggtaattttttatttatatcaatactTAGCACCTAACTAATGTCACGCgcttaaataaatgaacttcTGGAAAAGTACGTTACGTGAAGCAAACACTAAAAAGGAATACAAAGAATCTTAAATGCTATTTTTCCTATCTCTTATTCAGAAATGACActgcatttgtttttatttgcaagtctttacttttatttattttacatgttGTGCGTGCTGGGTTCACATGTAATACGTGACTAGAAAGTCGAagcacatctttatccctgagaaaattcatttaaaattacatcttCATTTTCTCGTTAATCTAAatcctatatttttatttttatatttcaatatttttcatactctTTGTATAGAAAAGAAAAGTTTGTTCAGAAGTGAAAATACTCCACATTTTACAAAAGATtgagtaaaaatttttttttcgtttaatGAATATTCTCAGagatttaaaacaattgtAAGTATTAGGGATAGGTAGTGTTGTGATCTCCAAATAAATTAGTCGTGTTATATGGAGCGATCTGTGGACATTAAGTAGACTGCGAGGAAAACAtatgaaaaaacaaatttatcttGTAACATTAACAttggaaatttaataaacgtACTTTTAGACTGTTTATATGCACATTGTATTGATTTGAACACCATTTTGTACGTAGATTTACCAAATATGTAGTAACTTGCCTACGTTTCACATTTAGGAGATTAatgtatacttaattaaaggATAGTCCACATTGACAATATGATGTGTTAGTGTTGTATGAGGTACCAAGGAATGTGCCAAGTTACATTTCATATTCAAACCCGTCATTACAATAGATAAAAATGTTCCATTGATTTCTTTAACTCTTCATTACACTGtcgttgtttttgtttttattattatttagtatttcTCAAAAATCTTTGGATATGTTTGATATCATGTAAAATTACCTTTTcactaacattataattaataataggatcctatctatttaaattgaatatattttgtgaataCATGTTGCCATTTAGGTATTTCCTTAGATAGTACTAGATACTATTTAATTCAGATTTTTATgctagtatatgtatgtgttatgtGGCCTATCTTTTTAGTACTTATTTGTAAATGttaatcttatttaaaataataattatcattatttgcTATATTTCTGAAGATTTAAGATTAGTGTAAGTGCGAAAAGTATTCCGTAATTTTTacgttaaaacaaaaaagaagccgaaaatataaatgtaatattagatttttcaatttattttaaatcttattcatattttgaatattttttttcattttcaatatttttacgaaaaagtattttctaaacagcagacaaaatattttaaaaataattttattttaataaatcaaatgttcataatttattttatcaaagagTAGACGTAAATCATATTGTAAATAGTATGTATAAGTTTTAGTGCATTTACATACCGGCTGTTAAGTATTTATGTGATTTTTAGATAATTGTCTACCGCCGCAGTTTTATTGTGTTTATCAGAATGCTAAAAGTAACTACAGTGATTTCCCAATGTTCTTTACTAATCATTTCATTTAACaatgtacaaaaattaaaagcttTAAAACACTCGTCCGTTTGtttcatttaaatcattttaaattcaatgaaatttgttgttttattattgtggAAGAAAATTTACCTTCTTGATGATTACATCATTATCAATatggtattattaaaaaatttattgaatttccagaatattctataaaaagactttattccttgcggaataaattctaattgtaaatgagatttaaaaaacagTGACAGCCTAAGAGAATAATCTAAAGCTGATAATCCGTTCCTTTGACTTTTGTAATCTGCTTGGGAAGTAAAGCAGCTCGGACACCCTGTATTTTCTTCACTACCAAGACCAGACCAACATTTGACTAACCAATAATAAATCTAGAAAACTCACACCTAACCACATGAGTGTCACGATAAAGAATATCGTTAGCGTAAATATGTCACTATGATCATTGAGATACTGCTATCGCTTAAGATTACTATTTTAAGAATTGATTGCGATAAAGTCACAACTCTCAAATTCCATAGAGTTTAGTTCAATAAGTGTATTAACTCCTCAAGTTGGGTAGtcgtttttttgtttaaaaaaatgcaaataccACCTCCCCCGCCTCCTCCCCCTGGTGGATCTGTAACGATGGTGCCTGAACCCAGGAGTTCTCCAATTTTGATCGTGATGAATGTTATAAATTCTCTGACACATATGGTCTTGGGCGCAGTGGCTTGTAGTGCTTTCATTCTTGTACAAGTTGGAATATGGAATACGCATTTCTCTCAGCATGTCTATTTGTGTGTTACAGGGGTAAGTAGctttttattgaaaagatttatatttaaaaaaaggatataaTGTATCAGTGACATCAAAAATGATCTAAACATCAACACAactcataattaaatttactactGCAGCTTTCAAAGCGCTCCTATCCtaaaagcggcggaacaaactacctGTACAGGTtcgatttcataaaaattgtatttagttATTCGTCATTAACTTTTCAAGTAAGTTATCAAcatcctttttttaaagtcggtGAACAACATTCAATAGCtcaaaatgcaaataaaacaacaaataaatcttGAATCCTACCCAATGAGCAGAAATACCCAACTTTAACTTTCTTTTCAGTATGTTATTCTTATGGCAGTAGCAATAATGGCATATGATCCAAACACGAGCTGGTCAAGGAACCTCAAATACCAAGAGAAGAGGATCAGCCACATTATTCTCCAGACCGTGGGTTCAATATTGGCGATTACCGGCAGTATAATACGAATAAAAAACTTGAACACCAATTTTCAGACTGCCCATGGTATTTTAGGTAAGTAGTTGGTTTATGATTGTTGCTTAGGATATTGGTTTGTGACACGTTTGATAATGTCTCTATAACTTTCATGGTCGAAACAGACTAAAAATCAGACGATACTCGcttcatattatttaaaaacagtcTTGGATCATGATCCATCGTCATAAAATCGTCATCATCGGGACAGCTGATGATGTTTTGATGACTAATGACCGCAAGCTCAGGCCCATAAAATATTGGCGTATGGACATAGACATTTCCTATGTCGTGATGAATAAGGAGTGGAAATAAATGGATCATTATCATATCTAGGCCCAATCCTGAACTAAATCTGCGTTCAGCTTCATACACACGCGTTCAAGGGCTTAAATACTTCCGTGTAGAGATGATACGTACTTAACAATGCGTTGTTAAAAAGAGTCTCCGTCTTTGAATTGTTTCAGGGCTCGTCGCAATGATAATGACAGTTGTTAGCCTCCTTGGTGGGCTtacgaatttatttttatccggGAACAACAATCGGCTCCTGATAAAAACTGTTCATTCCTGTTTTGGCTCCCTTACTCTAGTCATCGCCTTCATATGCCTCGGGCTTGGATTCGACAACGCTTTCAGAGTTGTTTTTGGTAACCCTGCGGCTAATATGTGTATATCTTTCACTGTATTCGCAATAGTAGGCATTGTATTACCTCCCACACTTAATACTTTCAATagaatatttaacaaataaattatttttattttaaatattagtaaatttttagaATATGTTATAAGTATACGATAATTACACGTGCGGTAACTAAATGACAGTATTATTAAAGGAAACAAATCTTTATATTACCGTTTAATATAGAGAaatttgtatgtatctacaaaaaatattaaccaaTTTCTAGCCTATTGCATATACAGTtatttgtatacaaaattaGGTTTAAAaggtgttttagttttatttatatatttttatatataattattaagtctATATATAATTCTATAGTTATTATCTAATATGAACTGGAGAAAGACGTAATGAATGagaaatattgtataaaatttagaaataaggatttaaaataattgcataaaatttttataattagggattttcaattaaaataaattctttaattatacttacatattattttattctgaagTCACATTTCCTATTTACAATAACTTATAcaaaattcttaattaaattacctatTACGTATAAATACATTGTTTTAATCAATCGCATTCTTACATTGTAAATAAGGGATTATCTATTGGtgcattaaaaatagtttatgcTTAATTTTAGATATCACACCGAATAAACAAGTCGGtcagtcaaataaaaaaaaaacaaattgagtCATATCAGCCAGTCAGCCAATACAATTTACATATCATATAATTACCAAATATTACAGTTActtaataatacatttctAGAAACTCTtgatattattacatttatttcatcATGTTAAGggaaatatacttaaaaagaaaaaaaaagcagtGAATACTGTTAACTTATTTCTACTATTGAAACGATAGCTTTCATATCTCTATTATAATCtaatgtaattttacaaaGTGAGTATTctgttatataattaaaaaaatatatttatctaccCCTGCAAGAGTTGCAACAATTTTGGACGTAGTAGTTATAATGGCAAAGGCGTGCCTGAACAGCCAAACCGCAATTGTAGAGTTTGTCTTCGCAGTctgaaagtaatttaaaagctgaaaatactttttaagaaTCCATCATCTatcacatatcacgtcttcatccctcatggagtggacagagccaatagtcacaagacaCGAAGACCACGTAAGCTGATTATCGTTTTAAAGGAATTAGAGACAGAGAGAGGGAATAAGAGTTAGCCGGTCGCTcagaagaattccaaattaataagcctttcccttgattgattttaacaTTCTGCACGAAATCAGCTGGTGTatactatgtattttttaagaagaatGTGCATATTATACCCaaccatagtcgccttttatgacattcacAGGAAAAACATGCATCATGTATCATCTTCCCAGATTATTCCCCGACtttcttataaaatgtatgagGTACCTGTGTAATACAAACCTTGTGGATGTGCTTTAGTTGTCGGTTTCACAGTTGTAGTGGTGCTagttgtagtagtagtagtaactGCAAATACTGAGGTTTTCTGGGCTTCTGCAATCAAAACCCGAGTTATGATTCACTTATTATCTTcgattaacaaaataatgatcttgttattattttaaactgtgTTGTCTGTAAGTCAGTAACTCTGggttttattacattaaattattgttgatTAAAGTTAAGACACAAAATTACCTGGAGCATTGGgaataacaattaaaacaggatgtatgtaaataatacatattttttttagtttaagtaTATTGTTATGAGTCCACCTGattatattgtaattattatggATTCGTAGAACAGATGATAAAACCCATAAATATACAAACCTATAGTTATGTCCGGCGGAAATATTTTTGGTGGACAGTGAAGTTCGCACTCTTTGTTGTTCTCTGGCTTCATACCAGTACATTCCAGGTCAGTGCTGGCCCCCTCATCCTTGCTGCAGACCAATGACCGTCTTTGAATACCCGTGACGGAGGAACAGTTACCAGTACACTGAAATAAAGTCATTGTTTCTTCACTTAAAAATTCATGTATGAATTTAGatcaaaatatgaataaaaaaagtgcAAATTGTCAACTTTGTCAACATATAAACAATActtagaaattaatttatttcatcttgTTGATCTTTAGGACTCCTAACGGCCTTCAAGTGCGAGAAATCACTCTTCATCCTTCAATTTTGACATGTACCTGCCTACTTCAAAAATATGTTACATGGtggaaatttacaaataaattaatacccaaaaaaatatgaatgtctTTATATTACATGTCGTTTTTATCAGACAGGAGGATTTATACTtgtaatcttaaaaatatagctTACTTCCCCCCAATCACTGAAATACCAAGTCGCTGCGCAGTCTCCCCTGCAGTCTCGCTCGTGCGCAGGCCTCGGATCCTTGCAAGCGGCGTCTTTCATGTGCCTGCCGTTGTTGCCGATACATAGCACCCCTCTTATTTGTTTGCCGGTGCAAGAGGATGTGCACGGTGACCAGTcacctaaaaattttatacatttcacCTAACAGAAAagtaatcagaaaaagttcgcttttataatttaaccgGGGACTATCACTGCGCAAAACAACGAAATCTTTAATAGTTAGTAATGAGTCACTTCTCAGTGATCTACGTTTGGAGTGTTGATAGCTTTCAAACTGTTCCTTTGATTATAATATACcactatgtaagtattttttatttttggaaattattaAACTTCCTAAAACCTAAAGTAGAAAGAATTTCAAAAGACGGTAGAAAAATGTAGAAACTATGTCCTGCAAGaaactttaaaagaaataatttcgaAAACAAAAACCCAATTACCAGTAAACCAATGTCCTCCATGAACTTCGCCATCAAACTTCGGAGTGCAAGATCTGGACGACTCCGGAGCTTTTCTCGGAGCACATCCTGAGGGATCTGCACAGCGCACACCTCTTGTCTGAATACCTCCTCCTACATGCCAGCCTACACActgaaaattacaaattattactaataaatagataattacGCATGTGGataatatattagatataaaaACTGATTTTCTTCCTTACCTCGGTCCATTCTGTATACAGCCAGCCAGCGGCAGCATTAAACGTGTACTCCGGTCCAATATCAAGATCATTACTATTAGGAGCCACAGTATAGACGGGACCATCTCTAAAATGATCCGTGTGTTCCCGTGGCCGAATAACTCGCTTTTCTGACTGAGTGGCTTCGCAATCAGGAATATCACATGATTCCATCGTGGCAGGTCTTTGGCTAGTACACTTTTGGTCGCTAACCTatcaataagaaaataaatattcgttATTATCCGCTACGAGTACATAAGTAGTTTATTTAGTTACTGTAGTACTTTAGCTGTGCGGTTAGActtgaaaatgttaaatacAGAAATCAGGAAAAaggttataatttaattttcgttAGTAGTTTTCTTAACATCTTTAGCATACCATCTGGGATTTTCTTCCACATTGGATCATTTACCTTGGTTATCCCTCTCGCATGATCCTGCACGCACCCAACTATTCTAGTCCTCGCAGCTGGCCCACACTCGGGACAAGTAGACCACGCAGCGGCTCTCCACCTCGGAGGACATGGTGCTGTACCACACCGGCGTCTCCTGCCTGCTGGAGCCGGGCCGCTGCAGTGGATTGGAGATATCTCTCGATCTACACCAGATGTTGTTTCTACACACCTGAATTTACCTAGCTGAAAGTAAAGAAGTAACGAGTGattgtcaaattaaaaaaatcaagttattacttcattataataaagtcCTATTTCCTCTGGCTGTATATACAAACAGCCAGAGCGCTAATCTCGAAAAGTTATAGACGGATTTtattcctgtttgaaatgtttggGCTTTCTATAGACGATTTATATCTGGCAATGCTACCCGTGCCAAACCATCCAACGGATAGGTAACCAAGATAAGCCATTTGGGTAGAAAAATAGTGAGTTTGCGAAAGTAACGATCTATTGTCACATTACTTACAATGAAATAAGCGTAAATTGTTATGTCCATGAAGACCAAACAGATACTTAGCtaagattttcttttaaggatattttttttacctacctACACGATGTGAATTAATGGTGAATGTGATGAAGTCAATCTAATaagtataaatgaaaaaaactcattaaaagtattataaaatcatgaaattttcaatatctatttgatgtttattatgttaataCCTGAATGCCACCACCGCAAGTTCTAGTACACTGTGTATATGACAAAATTTTCCAGGTAAATCTTCTTGTTCCAACAACATTTTCTATTCCTTCCTCGGCGCTAGTTTCTTTCGAATCATTATCAAGAAACCTTGGTATACTGATCCCTGGTCGGTATACATCAAAACTGTGATGTCTTCGTGTATGTTTGGGTAAACTGGGTTTTATTGGAGGT of the Amyelois transitella isolate CPQ chromosome 19, ilAmyTran1.1, whole genome shotgun sequence genome contains:
- the LOC106132699 gene encoding uncharacterized protein LOC106132699, producing the protein MQIPPPPPPPPGGSVTMVPEPRSSPILIVMNVINSLTHMVLGAVACSAFILVQVGIWNTHFSQHVYLCVTGYVILMAVAIMAYDPNTSWSRNLKYQEKRISHIILQTVGSILAITGSIIRIKNLNTNFQTAHGILGLVAMIMTVVSLLGGLTNLFLSGNNNRLLIKTVHSCFGSLTLVIAFICLGLGFDNAFRVVFGNPAANMCISFTVFAIVGIVLPPTLNTFNRIFNK
- the LOC106132698 gene encoding thrombospondin type-1 domain-containing protein 4; protein product: MLLQRPILFYTFIIFLVVCLQYTKTDSQLTSTEVGRPMPQTTLALRTKDTTFAWSAWGTWSPCSRSCGGGVAVQERQCLPRDPTRLRRSRRRRKLSRSTERARQQRDVAVVRGPDPDCPGLARRYHECNTAPCPGPPRDSRAEQCAVYDRRPFRGRFYTWVPYVDGNAPCTLNCRPRGQQFYASLALVADGTPCTKPGFRAICVQGTCKVVGREVLSSTTNRDIQCGRRLVSGLFSRPRLPLGYSYVTTVPRGACRLNVSEIVPSENYIALKVTNGSSYIMNGEFAVSAPGTYEAAGARFVYTRMAGLDNVFALGPIHNSIDIMILYTQPNPSIKYEFLTDGSDESNDIPISNNEPPRHSIQRHHRHHVAESRNEISKSETTLAKRPDFKDLESKSQIENNIIGDRKFMWKILSFSPCSRSCGGGLQVGKFRCVEMTEVGDKEVSSAHCSGPPPSSRRRRCGGAPCPPRWRAAAWGACPLCGPAQRTRIVGCVQDHARGIIKISNQKCPLPMPPNSEPCDIPNCDGTAAKTVTASPRLDTRRQVHPKERTDTFRDGPVISLAGGSSAKEVTPVMSTNYSHSAPGGWLYTEWSDCVGWCLGGGVKSRGVRCMEPSGCAAHIAPPSTQSCSPRKRCDAHWFTGEWSACSAECDGRQVRGVICIGGNGRRMRDIACKTNKPETERSCGGACAPSWYLSDWTECQGPCEAGVQSRTVWCAKGGVEGASGAARDSECAGVRPPAKRSCVPERCSTKPSVPIDLKPVPSVVDTQRVTRHQSHNTQNFKDRSPSGECIDKLSNCALAVQARLCHYPYYADYCCRSCHGRT
- the LOC106132697 gene encoding ADAMTS-like protein 4, whose product is MVASGLLLMVLCVVGRDTVLATTGSRESRCGRRLVSGLFSRPRLPLGYSYVTTVPRGACRLNVSEIVPNENYIALKISNGSYVMNGEFAISPPGTYEAVGTRFIYTRNIGLDSVYAPGPLHQSVDIMVLYTQPNPSITYEYFTESSPIDIEVESVTKANIPPIKPSLPKHTRRHHSFDVYRPGISIPRFLDNDSKETSAEEGIENVVGTRRFTWKILSYTQCTRTCGGGIQLGKFRCVETTSGVDREISPIHCSGPAPAGRRRRCGTAPCPPRWRAAAWSTCPECGPAARTRIVGCVQDHARGITKVSDQKCTSQRPATMESCDIPDCEATQSEKRVIRPREHTDHFRDGPVYTVAPNSNDLDIGPEYTFNAAAGWLYTEWTECVGWHVGGGIQTRGVRCADPSGCAPRKAPESSRSCTPKFDGEVHGGHWFTGDWSPCTSSCTGKQIRGVLCIGNNGRHMKDAACKDPRPAHERDCRGDCAATWYFSDWGECTGNCSSVTGIQRRSLVCSKDEGASTDLECTGMKPENNKECELHCPPKIFPPDITIEAQKTSVFAVTTTTTTSTTTTVKPTTKAHPQDCEDKLYNCGLAVQARLCHYNYYVQNCCNSCRGR